The following coding sequences are from one Oncorhynchus clarkii lewisi isolate Uvic-CL-2024 chromosome 20, UVic_Ocla_1.0, whole genome shotgun sequence window:
- the LOC139377215 gene encoding noelin-3-like, which produces MRALSVVLNPLLFLLLFGYYPSVTVKPKEGWQVYSSAQDTEGRCICTVVAPEQNLCSRDAKEGQLRQLLEKVQNMSQSIEVLNLRTQRDFQYIMRMEGQFKELRSKFRQIETNKKTQVNRNFQELKGKMDALQPLIPVLEQYKTDAQLISQFKQEIRNLSMVLTAIQEEIGTYDYEELQQRVLNLESRLRNCMSKLTCGKLMKITGPVTVKTSGTRFGAWMTDPQASPRNNRVWYMDSYTNNKIVKEYKSIADFVSGAESRTYNLPFKWAGTDHVVYNGSLYYNKVQSNIVVCYRFETGRVVTQRALENAGFHNVYPYTWGGFSDIDLMADELGLWAVYATNQNAGNIVISQLNPDTLQVLGTWNTEYSKRNAGESFMICGTLYITNSHLTGAKVYYAYSTKTSSYEYTDIPFHNQFFHMSMLDYNARDRALYGWNNGHQVLFNVTLFHIIKTEDDS; this is translated from the exons acagtcAAGCCTAAGGAAGGCTGGCAGGTGTACAGCTCGGCCCAGGATACAGAGGGGAGGTGTATCTGTACAGTGGTGGCTCCTGAACAGAACCTCTGCTCCAGAGACGCCAAGGAGGGACAACTCCGTCAGCTACTGGAGAAG GTCCAGAACATGTCCCAGTCAATCGAGGTGCTGAACCTGCGGACTCAGAGAGACTTCCAGTACATCATGAGGATGGAAGGCCAGTTCAAAGAGCTAAGGTCAAAGTTCAGACAGATAGAGACCAACAAGAAGACACAGGTCAACAGAAACTTCCAG GAGTTGAAGGGTAAGATGGAtgccctacagcctctgatcccTGTGTTGGAACAGTACAAGACAGATGCCCAGCTCATCTCCCAGTTTAAACAGGAGATCAGGAACCTCTCCATGGTGCTCACAGCCATCCAGGAGGAGATAGGAACCTATGACTATGAGGAACTACAACAGAGGGTCCTGAATCTGGAGAGCAGGCTACGCAACTGCATGAGCAAACTCA CATGTGGTAAACTGATGAAGATCACTGGACCTGTGACAGTGAAGACCTCTGGTACACGGTTTGGAGCTTGGATGACTGATCCACAGGCCTCCCCTAGAAACAACCGG GTCTGGTACATGGATAGCTACACCAACAACAAGATCGTCAAAGAGTACAAGTCCATAGCAGACTTTGTTTCCGGGGCCGAGTCTCGAACCTACAACCTGCCGTTCAAGTGGGCCGGGACCGACCACGTGGTGTACAACGGCTCTCTGTACTACAACAAGGTCCAGAGTAACATCGTGGTGTGTTACCGCTTCGAGACGGGGCGCGTGGTAACCCAGAGAGCCCTGGAGAACGCCGGCTTCCACAACGTCTACCCTTACACCTGGGGAGGCTTCTCCGACATAGACCTCATGGCCGACGAGCTGGGTCTGTGGGCCGTCTACGCCACCAATCAGAACGCAGGAAACATCGTCATCAGCCAGCTCAACCCCGACACGCTACAGGTCCTCGGAACCTGGAACACGGAATATTCCAAACGGAACGCGGGGGAGTCCTTTATGATCTGCGGAACACTCTACATCACCAACTCTCACCTGACTGGTGCTAAGGTCTACTACGCGTACTCCACCAAGACCTCCAGCTATGAGTACACAGACATCCCCTTCCATAACCAGTTCTTCCACATGTCCATGTTGGACTACAACGCCAGGGACCGGGCGCTGTACGGCTGGAATAATGGACACCAGGTTCTGTTCAACGTCACGTTGTTCCATATCATCAAGACAGAGGACGATTCCTGA